TGCAAGACTTCCACGCCAAATATAAGTACTTATTAATGGCGCATCACCCAGCCAAATACCGCGAGCTTGGCCCTCTTTTAGCCAATATTAAAGGCAATGATGATAGCCAAGGTTTCGCTAGCTATATCGAAGGCTTCATGGGCATTTTGAAGCACAACTGCAGCCGCAAAAACCACTGTAATGTATTGCAACACTTGCAGGGCTATTTCAAACGCGAAATTACCGCCCAGCAGCGTGAAGAATTAGCCAAGCGCATTCATGAATACCGCGAAGGTTTATTGCCTTTGCTAGTGCCTATTAGCCTTATTCAGCATTATTTGCGTGAGCACCCTAATCACTACGTTGCCAAGCAAGCTTACTTGGCCCCTCACCCCAACGAACTAAAGCTGCGCTACAGTTTATAAGGTTTCCTTACTGCAATTGTTTGCCCAATCATTACTGATTGGGCTTTTTTAGCTAACCCAATCAATACAAGACTCAATTTACATATTGTTACTCATTGCCAGTAAATACTGTGCTAAATTAGCGGAATTCGCCATAAAAACTATACTAGAAGGCGAAATACTAAAACTAGACGACGCAAAATTTAGACTAAACGCTAACAAGAGAAAAATATGCATAAATTATTTAAGTTATCACTAATTGCTTCGCTAACCCTTGGACTTACCGCCTGTGGCAGCGATGACTCCAGCAGCCAACCCTCTACAGCATTGGTATCCTTTTCCATCGCCGACGCACCTGTCGATAGCGCCCAAGAGGTAAATGTAAGCTACGCTTCATTAACCTTACAGCGCGCTGACCAAGATGATATTGAGCTGCCGATTGAAGACGAAAATGGTAACCCTATATCTATCAATCTACTTGACTATCAAAATGGTGATAGCTTACTGGTGTTAAGTGATGCAGAGTTGCCAGTTGGTGAATACAGTGAGCTAATCATAAATACTTATGAGTGCCCGCAAAATCAAAACGGCGATACTCAGTATTGCAACGTAGTAGAAGATTCAAACGCGGTATTACCTCTTAAAACCCCCAGTAATAAACTCCGCTTAGGTGGCTTTACAGTAACCACCGAGGGAACGCAGGCCTATACTATCGACTTCAATTTAAGAAAATCTTTAGTGAGCACCGCTGGTGGCGCTAGCTACAACTTAAAACCTCATGGCGTAACTATTATCGACAATACCACGGTTGGCAGCGTCTCGGGCACCGTAGACCCGAATCTTCTCTCCGCTGGTGAATGTGCCGCTGACACAGGTAATGTTGTTTACCTTTACACAAGTCCTATAGCTGAAGAGTCGCTGCTAGGTGATGAGTTTGATCCAGAAATAGACACCGAGGTTCCCGCTAATGTCGTTCAGCCTTACGCTTCGAAAATGGTTCAACTAGATAGTGAAACAGGAGAATACGCTTACAGTTTTGCTCACTTACCCGCTGCAGATTATTTATTGGCATTTAGTTGTAGTGCCATAGATGATGATCCAGAAATTTATGATGCTGTAATGATTGCAGACCCAAGTGAGCAGCAGGCCACTATCTCTGTAGTATCAGGCGAAACAGCAGAGTATAACTTTGTAGAAAACATCTAAACCCCAAGAAATGCACTTATAAGCTTCACCGAGGCTTGTAAGTGCACCGCAATTTAGCGACTGACCTCCAATAAGCTTTAAACTACTGGGTTGAGATTAACTCTTCTAATTGCTGATGGCTTAAAAAGCCGCAAGCAGCACCTGCTTCACCTATTTTGTAAGAGGCAAAAGTTATTGCCCGCTGCAACGCTTGTTCAGCATCCTTGTTAGCTACATAGTAATGTAAAAAGCATGAAAACAAGGCGTCTCCTGCTCCAATGGTATTCACAATTTTACGTGTGCTTATGGCCGAAAAATGTTGAATATGTCCAGACTGCTGGGTATACAACAGAGCGCCATTGCTGCCTAAACCCATTACAATTACTTGGTTTTGATAGCGCTCTACCAGCTGCCAGATGAACTGGTGATAATCTCCTTCTACCTGCTCATCACTGAGAAACAATACATCAGCCGCAGTTAGAAACTGTTGGTTGTACTCATCCTCAATACTCCCAAGCGTATGCACATCTGTGGCAATCAACTTTCCTGCTTGCTTGGCTTGATCCAGCATCGGTCGCGCGAAATTAATGTTACACATTACTACTGCATCAGCCTGCGACAGGCTGTGAATTAGTAGCGGAGATGAATAACTGAGTTGCTGTATATCTTTAAGATCAACATGAATTTGCCGCTGCCCTTGTGGATCATACAAAATCACTGACTGCGGCGTACTTTGCATGCTCATATCTAAACAGGCATTTATTCGCGGTATTTTTGCTAGTGCTTGCTGTACTTGAACCCCGGCCATATCCGGCGCTAACAGGGTACATAAGTCTACTTCATCACCCAAGATTGCTAGGGCTTTAGCCACATTGTATGCCACCCCGGAGACACCGCTCTGAATGCCGTCAAAGGGATAAGTCACTGGGTAATAGTGTTGGGGAAAGCCTTCTATTTTAAGTGTGGTTTCTATATTCACTAAACCCGCAACTAGAATATGTGCCATAAAGCTAACTCATTGAATATGCATGATGAATAACGCTAACACATCAATAAGCAACAACAAGCTTAAATGCTCGATAGAGCGACCCGCGTATTTTTTATTGCCTGCAGGCTTAATAAAAATCAGAAAGTTTTGCGTCTTTTAGTGAATTGCTTAGTCTTACTAAAAGTAATCAAAGATTTTAAACCTTGAGATCCTGTTTGTATGATATCTGAATGGCAAAACCACAAAGCCCAGCTTAGAAGCTATGTTAGCAAGCGGATAAATGACACTCACGCTGTCGATGACATCTTGCAAGATGTTTACATCAAGGCCAGTAGCAATTTGCATCAACTTAAGTCAAAGGGCAGCCTAAAAAGCTGGTTATACCGTATCGCCCATAACACCATTATGGATTTTTATCGCCAGCAGAAAGCTTATGAAGAATTGCCTGAAGACTTGGTCGCAGAAGATCACGATAGTGGTAACCTCGCTCGTAAAGAGTTAGCAGAGTGCCTGCGCCCTCTCATTGATGAACTGCCCGAAAAATACGGTACACCGCTTCGTTTAGCCGAGTTAGAAGGTTACTCACAACAACGTATCGCAGAACAGCTAGGTTTATCGCTCTCTGGCGCTAAAAGCCGAGTACAAAGAAGCCGAGTGAAATTTAGAGAACAAATGATGGCTTGCTGTGACTTTGAAGTAGGACAAGAGGGCATCACCGACTACTCACCAAAAAAGACAAGCTCATCAAGTAAATGTTAAATGCTGTTTGTCTGCAACAAAGCGGTTATCAAACAAGTTAATGCTCACTCCCACGAGTACTCTGGAGAATACATGCCCAATACAACGCGCCCTATTATTTCAGCTCAAATGATTCAAGAAATAACTGAATGGGCCCTTATGCATGGCGTAGCTTTTCGTCAAACTGATAACTCTGCCAGGCATTGTCCGTTTAGTATTGCGCCAATAACCATGCCGCGTGAAGTATTCGAACACTTGCGTAGAGCCACATCTCTTATTACAAGGCTAATTAACAATGTGTCAGAAGATCACGACTTTCTTCAGTCGTCGCTCGCTAAAGTGGCAAAAGCGGAGCCCTTTTTTGAACGTTTATTAGCCCTGCACCACCAAGCCCATGGTGACTCAACACATCGCTTATCACCTGCTAGAAAACCGTTGCTAATAATGCGTACCGACTTTATGGACGATCGACAACATGGCCCAAAAGTTATCGAATTTAATGGTATTGCTGCAGGCATGGCGCCGTTTGGCCAACGCGCAACAGAGCTACATGCTTTTATACAAAATCAATGGCCTCAGCTTTACCAAACCTACCTAGAAGATAAGCACGCCACACCAGCAGAAAACCAAGCCATTGAGCAGCTCGCCCTTGCGATCGCTAAAGCAGCCAACAGCATTAAAGCAAGCTTTGAATCACGTGCTCAAGCATCTTTAGACGGTTTAGCGAGTAAACCAACCTTCTTAATGGTGGTACAAGAAAATGAAGACAATGTGTACGACCAACACCTTCTGGAACTAGCTCTACAGAAACAAGGGATTCGCACCCTAAGGCGCACCTTCGAGCAACTTAGTACCCAATTATCCAGCGGCGATAATCAACGCCTACTGTTAAAGGACGTAGGCGCTATTGATGTGGTATATCTTAGAGCCGGTTACCAATACGCTGACTACTACTCAACAACACGCAGCGAAAGAGTTTGCTGCGAAACCCTTAGCCAAACTAGGCTATTTATCGAGCAACACAAAGTAGCCGTAAACGCCACGTTTAGCCAGCAACTCGCCACCAGTAAAACCATGCAAATGCTCCTAACAAGCATGCCAGCAGAAGACTATGCCCGCTGGGGGTTAAACCTAGAAGATGCCAAGCTAATCAAAAGTGTCTTGGCAGATATGAAGCCAATAAACCAAGCAACCATCGGCTGGTTTAATAGGCAGGCAGATAAGCAAGAATGGGTACTAAAAAACCAAGGAGAAGGTGGTGGACATTGCGTTTTTGGTGAAGAAATAGGTAATAAACTTCAACAGTTAGCCCCTCATGAGTATGACGCTTGGGCTTTAATGCAGCGCTTATATCCACACGAACGCGAAGTCCCCACCATCGCAGTGCGTAATAGCACTCAAACCCACGTCGACGATCTGGTGAGCGAGGTAGGCTTATTTAGTGCTTATTACGATGAAGAACCAGCAACACCGCTAAACGGATATGCTGGCTATCTTATTCGTAGTAAACCCGCGAGTGAGAACGAAGGCGGGATCCACAGCGGTAAAGGTATTTTAGATTCCTTGGTTTTAAGTGATGCATAAGCTAAAAACTTGCGTCTTTTTTGTTAAGGCTGCGTCCTAACACTATCAACCTAAATCGATGGAAAACTTAATGTTTCAAACCACCCCGAGCCACCAAGGTATTAGCGACAAATTTATTAAGCATGATAGTAAAATGCTAAAGCAAATTTATGGCAGCGACCAGCTGACACCTTATTGGATGCTGATATGGATTTCCCCATTGCCTATCCAATCAGCCAAGCTATGCAGCAATTAGTAAACCGTGAGCAATACTCTTACGAATTTGATTCAGAAACCGTATTTAAGGCGATTGCTCATTGGAATCAACAGCGCCACCGGCTTGACCTAAACCCCAAACATTTTGTGCAAGTTCCTGGGGTACTCAGTGCAATAGCATTGCTAATTCGCGACTTTACTCAAGAAGGCGACGGCGTATTAATTCAAACTCCGGTGTACCACCAATTTTGCCGTTTAATTGAATCTGCCGGGCGCAAAGCTGTGACTAGCCCGCTTAAGCTAGAGGGTGATCGTTACCTATTTGATTACCAAGATTTTGAGCAACAGCTAAGCAGCGGCGAAGTGCGCATGGTGTTGTTATGTAACCCTCATAATCCGGTAGGTAGAGTGTGGACTAAACAAGAGTTGCAACAGTTAGTTACCATTGCCAAAAAGTACCAGGTAATGATTATAAGTGATGAAGTTCATGCCGATATCGTGTTTGAAGGTGCAAGGTTCACCAGCATGGCCTCGTTAAACTACGACAACAGCCTCACCATTATTGGCTCCCCCGCTAAAAACTTTGGCTTAAATAGCATTGCTAATGGCTATATCTATAGTGATAACCAAGCCTTACGAGAAAAAATCAAAGCAAGCTCGGTGTCTATGTCACTCGACCACGGCAATGCATTTAGTTTGTATGCCACCATTGCAGCCTACCAGCATGGCAAAGAGTGGTTCGAAGAGTTTTTGGCTTATACCCAAGAAGTAAGAAACTGGATTATGGCATTTATGGCCAAGGAACTCCCCCAAGTTAAAGCCTTTCTACCCGAAGGTACCAATCAAATATGGTTTGATTTCTCCGGCTTAAACTTAGCCCCAGAGCAATTAAAAGAGCTATTAAGCCAGCATGCTAAACTCGCGCTAACACCCGGCACCTGGTTTGGTGAAATAAACGAAAATTATTATCGGATGAACTTTGCCTCACCGTTAGAAAAAGTCCAAGCGTCACTGCAGCAACTCAAAACATCAATTAGCCAATATCGCTAATCATTTAGATAAAGGCAGAGGCCGGCGATTAAAATTACCAAGCTCTGCCTTTATGATGACTAAATAGCCAAACTGGCAAACTGGCAAACTGGCAAACTGGCAAACTGGCAAACTGCTAGAGAGGAAAGCTCTGAGCGTTTAAATAGTATTTTCTTTTTAATTAATAGCTTAGTGGTAGCTTTATTCACATAAAAAAGACGCAAGCTCACTTAGGAATGAAAATGGAAGAAAGCAAACTCTTCAAAAAAATATGGCGATTTAATGCCATTGTAATTATGTTAGTTGGAATTGTAGGTCTAGCGCTAAGCCTATTCGCTGCCATTACAATCTACCAAGACATTACACGTGATAGAAACGTAAGAAACATTGTTAATATTGAAGAAACACAGGAAGATAAAGAAAAGTGGCGGCTAGGAAATCTAATAAGCATTAATGGATCTAGCGTAATAATGGTCCCACTCTATTCAGAGCAAAATATAAGCACAGCGTCATACAGCAAGTCGGCATCGTCAACCAGAAACTACCTCTTCATTAATGTAGAAACAAATAGTAAGTATTGGTTATTTGATAAAAATGACTACTTGATAACAAGCATTCATCAGTTACCAAATACCTCTTATTCAGAGCAAACCAAAGAAACTAAAGCCATTCTTTATTACGTGGTTAAGTCGGACACTAATAACAATAATTCGTTAACATCATCTGATCTAAAAACCGTAGCTATATCGAAGCCAAATGGCCAAGAGTACCTTGAATTACTAAAAGATATCGACTTTGTAAATGGATACAAAACTGTCGGCGAGCACTCTGTAATCATCGTATTTCAACGCGACAATATCGCTTATTCGGCAACTATTAATTTAGACAATTTAACAATCTCTAACGAGGAGCCATTGCCTAGCATGGAGCCCAAGTAGAACCCATCTTCGTATAAAAAAATACTTTTGCTCAACGCTATATGCCAGCTACAAAAAAGCCCGCTAAGTGCGGGCTTACCTGACTAATGAAAAACGCTCACTATTCTTTGTCGTTTAACACTATGCCAGTTTTACTAATGGTGATTAAACCTTCTTTATAAAGCTTACCAATGGCTTTTTTAAAGGTACCTTTACTTACACCAAAGATAGCAGAAATGGCTTGCGGGGTACTTTTATCACTCAACGCCAAGTAGCCTTGCTCTTCGCGAAGCTTAGCTAAAATGGTGTCGCCAATATCAATGGCTTTTTGTATGCCGATGGGCTCTAAACTTACGTCTAGCTTTTGGTCTTCTCGTACTTTTTGAATATAACCAGTACCTGCATAACCCGCGCGAATACGCTTAAACACTTGATCGTAATACACTACGCCCCAGTGCTTGTTATTTACCACTGCTTTGTAACCTAGCTCGGTACGCCCAGCGACCAATAACTCAACTTTGTCGCCACGCTTATACTTGTGGTCTGACTTATCGATGTAACGATCAAGCTTGTTGCTGGCGGTAATGCGTTGCTCGTTGTCTAAGTAGACATACACTACGTAATGACGATCAACTTCCATTGGCTGCTGTTGCTCACCAAAAGGTAAGAACAAATCTTTGTCTAGGCCCCAATCGAGGAAGATCCCCACATCATTAATGTCTTTTACCTGCAAGTTAGCGCACTCGCCAACTTGCACTAAAGGTTTCTGCAAGGTGGCCAGCAAGTTACCTTGGTTATCGCGGTAAACAAATACTTCGATTTGTTCGCCAATACTCAACTCAGCCGGGAGCTCTTTGCTCGGCAGCAAAATATCACCAAACTCGCCACCTTCTAGGTAGGCACCTAAGTCAGCCATTTCAATCACGGCTAGTTGATTAAGGCGTCCAATTTCTAGCATTTTCTCTCTCTTCTCACATTCGATAAGCTCAGCATGAGCTAATGCGCGAGTATAACATGCTAAAGTCAAGATGCGCTTGGCTTAATTGGCTTAGGCTGGTTTTAATGCGTTAACAATAGTAGAGACTTGCTGGCTTACATCCGATTCAATTTTAGTCGCTAATTTGTAGGCCGACTCTACTTGCGTTTTCACCGTGCTCATTTTGGAAGTGAAGCTACCTACATGCTCACTTTGTTCGCGAATATACTCACTGGCTTGATGGGCAACTTGGGCTGAGGTTTCAGCCTGCTCACGCACTTGATGAGTGGTTTCCATTAGCTTAGAAGAAATAGTCTGTTGGTGCTCACTGGCTTCTGCTATGCCACCAATGTTTGATTCTAGGCTAGTAGAGGATTGCTTTAACTGATTAAGAATACCAGTAATCTCTTCTAAAGAACTTTGGGTGCGCATTGACAGTGTTCTTACTTCATCGGCTACCACGGCAAAGCCGCGACCATGTTCTCCGGCGCGGGCTGATTCGATAGCAGCATTTAAGGCGAGTAAATTAGTTTGCTCAGCAATGCTGCGAATCACATCCAAAATTGCGCTTACGTCTGTCACTGCTGTTACCAAGGTCGCCAGTGATTCTCGCCCTTCGGTAACGGCGGTACTGGTGCGCTTGCTGGCATTCATTACCTGCTCTACATTTTGCTGCGATTCATTCATCGCGCTCTGGGTAGCGTTGGCATTGTGCTCTACGTCGCTAGATACCTGATTAAGCTGCTCTGTTAATGAACGCAGTTGTTCCATCAGCAATTGAGATTCAGCTACTTGGTGATCGGTTTGCTCTGAGGTTAAGTACACTTCACGTACCTGTTTAGTCACCGAATCGAGTGAATTAGATACAACAGATAACTGCTTGTTCTTAAGCTCTTCTAAGTCTTCTTGCTTGGCCAATAGCTGGTTGAAAAAGGTAGCAATTTCGCCGATCTCGGTATTATTTCGGCGTACTTTTAATCGCTCGATGCTGCCGTTTTCAACCAGTGAGGCAAAGCCATTTCGCAGTTCACGAAGCGGTTTTAATACGGTGCTTTGCATCACAACTTGCATTACGATGGCAATTAGCAAAATTAAGCCCGCAACACTGTATAGGGTGATTTTAACCGTTTGAGTAACCCCATCTCGCTGCTTAATAACACCCTGCTCTGCTTGAGATATTTGCTGGGTAAGTAACTCAATGTCGGCCGCTAATGCGCTGCGTAATACCATCCGTTGTTCGATTAAAGCATTAGTCGATTGCAGCTCCCTTGGGTAGCGCAGAGTTAAACTTACTAGTTCGCTCTTTATCTCTTCGGCTAAATCGACAGCTTCTTCAGGGTCGCCTAAAGCAAACTCATCAACTTCAACTTCGCTCATCACCCCCAGCAATGGTAAAGCATCAATTGCTTTTGCATGTTTGTTTACCCGCAAAAATGCATCGTCGTAAGCAGATTTGCTGTTGGCACTAGGGTCTGCAAAATAGCGACTTCGCTGCATCGACAAGTTAACTAAAGCATTAAGTAGTTCTGTACCTTGTTGAATATAGTCACGTGAACTGGCTGCTTGAGCGCTTAAGCCGTAGTCAACGGTACTGTCTGCCCAACCAAGCATTTCACGCTCTGCATTTATCAACAAGCCTTGCTCATTACCGCTGAGTTTGCCCAGTGCTAAATAACGATCTTGCAAGGCACTATGTAGCTGATTTAACAGCTCAGCCAAGCCAGGCAAATGCTGCTGATTGGAGCGCTCTACCAGTTCCAGCAGCAAACGCTCAGCTTCACTAAGCTCTAACGCATTACCGGTATTTAAGTAATTGTTTACCTTAGCCACCAGCTGGCTATTAAATTGAGATTTGAGAGATTGATAATTTTGTAGCTGCTGATTGGAGCTCGACAACTCAACTAAAGAAAAAAATAAGGCTGCAATTAACACCGCACTTACGGCAAATAATGCTATCGCAGATAGTCTAGAGAATCGTGATACTCGCATAAAAACTCCATTCGCAGATTAGCTAAAGCTAGCTCTGCGGCAATCCCTAACAGGCCTATTAGGCGCTAATTTGGGCGAAGATTTTATGACTAAAATATGACAATAATATTACATTGATAACTGTATTAAAAATAGCAAAGCATTTGATATATAAATGAAAACCAATAATTACAGCAACTTAACTACAATGTTATCGGTATACAAAGCTGTAACTCAAAGCGTTCATTTTGATCCATAAATTGACATCGAGAGTAGCGCACATAAGCGGGCGTATCTCCTAAACGATAACCGCTATTGGGCAGCCATTGCATATAAAATTTATGCAATATTGGTAACAAATCCCCATATTCTCCAGCGGCATGTAAGGTTGCATGCATGCCTTCGGGAATCGTTAAGGCACTAACTCCACCCCGACGCACTATTGGACCATCTACCGCTAAACAAGCGACATAGTGACAGAGCGGAGCCGGAACAATATCAGGATTAGAATGATACAAACCTAATAGCTTGTTTACTTGCCACTCCACACCTTGGCTATCAGCCCAAACATGCAGTTTTTCATAGGCTTGGCGAATAGAACGATCGTAGCCTTGGTGCCTCACATAAGCGACTGGTTGGGCAGGCAAGCGCTGCACCTTAACCTCAGGCATATGCAGCGCCTTGGCATTTAAGATTCGCTGTTGTAAGTCATCGCTCCAATGCTGCTGATAATTGGCTTGGCTAAACTGACTATATCCTTTGTCTCGCCACTGGCTAGGTGAACAAGCAAAGTGCTTTCTAAAGGCTTGAGAGAAAGATGCGGGAGACAGAAAACCACAACAGTGTGAGGCTTCTTGAATAGTTAGACCGGGCGAGAACATCAATAAATTAGCACAGCGTTCCAAGCGCGCCCTACGAATATATTCATTCACATTTTCTCCGGTAACCTGCTTAAAACAACGGTGAAAATGATGGGGCGAATAAGCAGCTACTTTGGCTAATAACTTGGCATTTAAAGGCTCAGCAATATGCTGATGAATATAATACAAAGCATCGTTGATTCGATTAACTCGCATTCCATCTGAGCTTAAAGACATTCAGTACCTTAAAGGCCTACCATCAATTCCTCAAAATAGCACATATGGATAAGTCATTGCACATAAACGCTAAAGCATCCCCGTAGTTGTTTTTGCAATGATAGTCAGCAGTTTTCACTAAGTAGGTAAATGACCATGGTAACGGTGAGTAATCGAGTA
The Agarivorans aestuarii DNA segment above includes these coding regions:
- a CDS encoding DUF4382 domain-containing protein; this translates as MHKLFKLSLIASLTLGLTACGSDDSSSQPSTALVSFSIADAPVDSAQEVNVSYASLTLQRADQDDIELPIEDENGNPISINLLDYQNGDSLLVLSDAELPVGEYSELIINTYECPQNQNGDTQYCNVVEDSNAVLPLKTPSNKLRLGGFTVTTEGTQAYTIDFNLRKSLVSTAGGASYNLKPHGVTIIDNTTVGSVSGTVDPNLLSAGECAADTGNVVYLYTSPIAEESLLGDEFDPEIDTEVPANVVQPYASKMVQLDSETGEYAYSFAHLPAADYLLAFSCSAIDDDPEIYDAVMIADPSEQQATISVVSGETAEYNFVENI
- a CDS encoding carbohydrate kinase family protein is translated as MAHILVAGLVNIETTLKIEGFPQHYYPVTYPFDGIQSGVSGVAYNVAKALAILGDEVDLCTLLAPDMAGVQVQQALAKIPRINACLDMSMQSTPQSVILYDPQGQRQIHVDLKDIQQLSYSSPLLIHSLSQADAVVMCNINFARPMLDQAKQAGKLIATDVHTLGSIEDEYNQQFLTAADVLFLSDEQVEGDYHQFIWQLVERYQNQVIVMGLGSNGALLYTQQSGHIQHFSAISTRKIVNTIGAGDALFSCFLHYYVANKDAEQALQRAITFASYKIGEAGAACGFLSHQQLEELISTQ
- a CDS encoding methyl-accepting chemotaxis protein produces the protein MRVSRFSRLSAIALFAVSAVLIAALFFSLVELSSSNQQLQNYQSLKSQFNSQLVAKVNNYLNTGNALELSEAERLLLELVERSNQQHLPGLAELLNQLHSALQDRYLALGKLSGNEQGLLINAEREMLGWADSTVDYGLSAQAASSRDYIQQGTELLNALVNLSMQRSRYFADPSANSKSAYDDAFLRVNKHAKAIDALPLLGVMSEVEVDEFALGDPEEAVDLAEEIKSELVSLTLRYPRELQSTNALIEQRMVLRSALAADIELLTQQISQAEQGVIKQRDGVTQTVKITLYSVAGLILLIAIVMQVVMQSTVLKPLRELRNGFASLVENGSIERLKVRRNNTEIGEIATFFNQLLAKQEDLEELKNKQLSVVSNSLDSVTKQVREVYLTSEQTDHQVAESQLLMEQLRSLTEQLNQVSSDVEHNANATQSAMNESQQNVEQVMNASKRTSTAVTEGRESLATLVTAVTDVSAILDVIRSIAEQTNLLALNAAIESARAGEHGRGFAVVADEVRTLSMRTQSSLEEITGILNQLKQSSTSLESNIGGIAEASEHQQTISSKLMETTHQVREQAETSAQVAHQASEYIREQSEHVGSFTSKMSTVKTQVESAYKLATKIESDVSQQVSTIVNALKPA
- a CDS encoding CvfB family protein, translating into MLEIGRLNQLAVIEMADLGAYLEGGEFGDILLPSKELPAELSIGEQIEVFVYRDNQGNLLATLQKPLVQVGECANLQVKDINDVGIFLDWGLDKDLFLPFGEQQQPMEVDRHYVVYVYLDNEQRITASNKLDRYIDKSDHKYKRGDKVELLVAGRTELGYKAVVNNKHWGVVYYDQVFKRIRAGYAGTGYIQKVREDQKLDVSLEPIGIQKAIDIGDTILAKLREEQGYLALSDKSTPQAISAIFGVSKGTFKKAIGKLYKEGLITISKTGIVLNDKE
- a CDS encoding MalY/PatB family protein: MDFPIAYPISQAMQQLVNREQYSYEFDSETVFKAIAHWNQQRHRLDLNPKHFVQVPGVLSAIALLIRDFTQEGDGVLIQTPVYHQFCRLIESAGRKAVTSPLKLEGDRYLFDYQDFEQQLSSGEVRMVLLCNPHNPVGRVWTKQELQQLVTIAKKYQVMIISDEVHADIVFEGARFTSMASLNYDNSLTIIGSPAKNFGLNSIANGYIYSDNQALREKIKASSVSMSLDHGNAFSLYATIAAYQHGKEWFEEFLAYTQEVRNWIMAFMAKELPQVKAFLPEGTNQIWFDFSGLNLAPEQLKELLSQHAKLALTPGTWFGEINENYYRMNFASPLEKVQASLQQLKTSISQYR
- a CDS encoding AraC family transcriptional regulator, with amino-acid sequence MSLSSDGMRVNRINDALYYIHQHIAEPLNAKLLAKVAAYSPHHFHRCFKQVTGENVNEYIRRARLERCANLLMFSPGLTIQEASHCCGFLSPASFSQAFRKHFACSPSQWRDKGYSQFSQANYQQHWSDDLQQRILNAKALHMPEVKVQRLPAQPVAYVRHQGYDRSIRQAYEKLHVWADSQGVEWQVNKLLGLYHSNPDIVPAPLCHYVACLAVDGPIVRRGGVSALTIPEGMHATLHAAGEYGDLLPILHKFYMQWLPNSGYRLGDTPAYVRYSRCQFMDQNERFELQLCIPITL
- the sigZ gene encoding RNA polymerase sigma factor SigZ; translation: MISEWQNHKAQLRSYVSKRINDTHAVDDILQDVYIKASSNLHQLKSKGSLKSWLYRIAHNTIMDFYRQQKAYEELPEDLVAEDHDSGNLARKELAECLRPLIDELPEKYGTPLRLAELEGYSQQRIAEQLGLSLSGAKSRVQRSRVKFREQMMACCDFEVGQEGITDYSPKKTSSSSKC
- a CDS encoding glutathione synthase; the protein is MPNTTRPIISAQMIQEITEWALMHGVAFRQTDNSARHCPFSIAPITMPREVFEHLRRATSLITRLINNVSEDHDFLQSSLAKVAKAEPFFERLLALHHQAHGDSTHRLSPARKPLLIMRTDFMDDRQHGPKVIEFNGIAAGMAPFGQRATELHAFIQNQWPQLYQTYLEDKHATPAENQAIEQLALAIAKAANSIKASFESRAQASLDGLASKPTFLMVVQENEDNVYDQHLLELALQKQGIRTLRRTFEQLSTQLSSGDNQRLLLKDVGAIDVVYLRAGYQYADYYSTTRSERVCCETLSQTRLFIEQHKVAVNATFSQQLATSKTMQMLLTSMPAEDYARWGLNLEDAKLIKSVLADMKPINQATIGWFNRQADKQEWVLKNQGEGGGHCVFGEEIGNKLQQLAPHEYDAWALMQRLYPHEREVPTIAVRNSTQTHVDDLVSEVGLFSAYYDEEPATPLNGYAGYLIRSKPASENEGGIHSGKGILDSLVLSDA